From the genome of Winogradskyella forsetii, one region includes:
- a CDS encoding VCBS repeat-containing protein, which translates to MTSKNWLLILFITVLFSCLDPNDKEKKISNSGTLFSLVESSNTGINFKNTVKQDINFNYLEYVYAFNGAGVSIGDINNDGLEDIYFTSNQNSNKLYINKGDFKFVDETVKARLEDNKGWSTGVSMIDINNDGWLDIYVCKSASLRSDEIRKNKLFINQKDGTFINEAKQWGLDHNGFSIQSYFFDYDKDGDLDMYLVNHRPDFDQSGKIENGSERKYFRETSDHLFRNDGNKFTDVTLQAKLMNKAWGLSASIGDFNNDGWLDIYVANDFINPDYLYINNQDGTFSNKINTMLKHIPFNGMGSDYADINNDFLPDLIVLDMLAEDHRRGKENMASMNTDGFWKMIESGYHYSYMANTLQINNGNGTFSDIGQLAGLSKTDWSWAPLIADFDNDGFKDIFVSNGIERELGNQDYKKESLKQQREKGAMTVQEIMSIMPSEKISNYIFKNNGDFTFKKTTDVWGLGKKVNTNGVAYADLDNDGDLDLVMNNMSDQATVYKNNSTKNYINLKLIGDEKNIKAVGAKVKVYSKEKTQYQELFPSRGYQSSMGYQLNFGLGNEEVIDRIEVIWGDNSVLAMGNVEVNQTLTFNKKDFKFDGEMPVEIPQNLIKINPDSLGITFSHKENNFNDFNLQTLLPQKQSQKGPTLAVSDINGDGLEDFYIGGALGQAGEMYIQTPEGKFRKTNESLFTSESKYEDVTSLFFDADADGDLDLYIGSGSYELEENSPLLQDRLYLNDGKGTFSKSNKLPKMLGVSKAVVANDIDEDGDLDLIVGGQVIPSKYPLSSKTYLLKNENGSYIDRTEEFAPELVDIGIVNDLLFTDYDGDGDKDLAVVGEWFPITFFKNQNGKFTKTSIASFDQTEGWWNTIEEVDLDNDGKMDYLLGNLGDNNKFRPTKEKPLHIYSTNFDEDGKYDMVLSKSYKGNLVPVRGKECSTEQNPFVSKKIETYEEFANSTLFDIYGEEELSTAYHRQVHEFGSVYLKNKGIGSFEIKKLPSTAQFGPTMAFEVTDINQDGYLDVLGVGNIYETEVETIRYDSNTGYILLGDSNGNLTPFTDNSFFTQGNVKDMKKIKINREEYYLIANNDAHLTIFKINKG; encoded by the coding sequence TTATTTATAACTGTATTATTCAGCTGCCTTGACCCTAATGACAAAGAGAAAAAAATCTCTAACTCTGGCACTTTATTTTCATTGGTGGAAAGTTCAAATACAGGTATAAATTTTAAAAACACTGTTAAGCAAGATATAAATTTTAATTACCTAGAATATGTTTATGCCTTTAATGGAGCAGGGGTTTCTATCGGAGACATCAATAATGATGGTTTAGAAGATATTTATTTTACTTCAAATCAAAATTCCAATAAATTATACATCAATAAGGGTGATTTCAAATTTGTTGACGAAACGGTAAAAGCGCGTCTGGAAGATAATAAGGGATGGTCAACTGGTGTCTCTATGATAGATATTAACAACGATGGTTGGCTGGATATTTATGTATGTAAATCAGCATCTTTAAGAAGTGATGAAATTCGAAAAAATAAGCTCTTTATCAACCAAAAAGATGGTACGTTTATAAACGAAGCAAAACAATGGGGTTTGGATCATAATGGATTTTCTATCCAGTCCTATTTCTTTGATTATGATAAAGATGGAGATCTAGACATGTATTTGGTTAATCATCGGCCAGATTTTGACCAAAGCGGTAAGATTGAGAATGGATCCGAAAGGAAGTATTTTAGGGAAACATCAGACCATTTATTTAGGAATGATGGCAACAAATTCACAGATGTTACACTTCAAGCAAAACTCATGAATAAAGCTTGGGGATTAAGTGCATCTATTGGAGATTTTAACAATGATGGTTGGCTTGATATATATGTCGCCAATGATTTTATAAATCCTGACTATTTATACATTAATAACCAAGATGGTACTTTTTCAAATAAAATTAATACGATGCTTAAGCATATCCCATTTAACGGAATGGGTTCAGATTACGCAGATATAAACAATGACTTTTTACCAGATTTAATAGTTTTGGATATGCTAGCTGAAGATCATAGAAGAGGAAAAGAAAACATGGCTTCTATGAATACAGACGGATTTTGGAAAATGATAGAATCAGGTTATCATTATTCATATATGGCAAATACTCTACAAATAAACAACGGTAATGGCACCTTTAGTGATATTGGTCAATTGGCAGGACTTTCTAAAACAGATTGGAGTTGGGCGCCTTTAATAGCCGATTTCGATAATGACGGATTTAAAGATATTTTCGTTTCAAATGGAATTGAAAGAGAATTAGGTAATCAAGATTATAAAAAGGAATCTCTAAAACAGCAACGAGAAAAGGGTGCCATGACTGTGCAAGAAATAATGAGTATTATGCCTTCTGAAAAAATTTCAAATTATATATTCAAAAATAATGGTGATTTTACATTTAAAAAAACGACCGATGTCTGGGGTTTAGGTAAAAAAGTAAATACCAACGGAGTTGCATATGCAGACCTTGACAATGATGGAGATTTAGATTTGGTAATGAACAATATGTCAGATCAAGCAACTGTATATAAAAATAATTCAACCAAAAACTACATCAACCTGAAGCTCATTGGTGATGAAAAAAATATAAAAGCAGTTGGTGCCAAGGTTAAGGTCTATTCTAAAGAAAAAACCCAGTACCAAGAATTATTCCCTTCTAGAGGTTACCAGTCATCCATGGGGTATCAGCTAAATTTTGGATTGGGTAATGAAGAAGTTATTGACCGTATTGAGGTGATTTGGGGTGATAATTCCGTTTTAGCCATGGGAAATGTTGAAGTAAACCAGACCCTTACATTCAATAAAAAAGACTTTAAGTTTGATGGAGAAATGCCTGTTGAGATTCCTCAGAATTTGATAAAAATAAATCCTGATTCGTTAGGAATAACATTCAGCCATAAAGAAAATAACTTTAATGATTTCAATTTACAAACCTTACTACCCCAAAAGCAATCCCAAAAAGGACCTACTCTCGCCGTCTCAGATATTAATGGTGATGGATTAGAAGATTTTTACATTGGAGGAGCTTTAGGTCAAGCAGGCGAAATGTATATTCAAACACCTGAAGGAAAATTCAGAAAAACCAATGAATCCTTATTCACTAGTGAAAGTAAATATGAAGATGTCACTTCTCTTTTTTTTGACGCCGATGCGGATGGCGATCTCGATTTATATATAGGTAGCGGTAGTTATGAACTTGAAGAAAATAGTCCGCTACTTCAAGACCGTTTATATTTAAACGATGGAAAAGGTACCTTTTCAAAATCAAATAAGTTGCCTAAAATGTTAGGTGTTTCAAAAGCAGTTGTAGCCAATGATATCGATGAAGATGGTGACTTGGACTTGATTGTTGGAGGGCAGGTCATTCCTAGTAAATATCCGCTTTCATCAAAGACCTATTTACTTAAAAATGAAAATGGAAGCTATATTGACAGAACCGAAGAATTCGCCCCTGAACTAGTAGATATAGGCATTGTAAATGATTTGCTTTTTACGGATTATGATGGGGACGGTGACAAAGATTTAGCTGTTGTTGGGGAATGGTTTCCGATTACCTTTTTCAAAAATCAAAACGGAAAATTTACTAAAACGTCAATAGCGTCCTTTGATCAAACGGAAGGCTGGTGGAATACTATTGAAGAAGTGGATTTGGACAACGATGGAAAAATGGATTATTTGTTGGGTAACTTAGGAGATAACAACAAGTTTCGTCCAACTAAAGAGAAACCGCTTCATATTTATTCCACAAATTTCGATGAGGATGGTAAATATGATATGGTATTAAGTAAGTCCTACAAAGGAAATCTGGTTCCCGTTAGAGGAAAAGAGTGTTCAACGGAACAAAATCCTTTCGTAAGTAAAAAGATAGAGACCTATGAAGAATTTGCAAATTCAACCTTATTTGATATTTACGGCGAAGAAGAGCTGAGTACTGCCTACCATAGACAAGTACACGAGTTTGGTAGCGTCTATTTAAAAAACAAGGGCATTGGCTCATTTGAAATAAAAAAACTTCCTTCAACGGCTCAATTTGGTCCAACGATGGCTTTTGAGGTTACTGATATAAACCAAGATGGCTATTTGGATGTACTTGGTGTGGGTAACATCTATGAAACTGAAGTAGAGACAATAAGATATGACTCTAACACGGGCTATATTCTTTTAGGCGATTCAAATGGGAATCTTACACCTTTTACAGATAATAGCTTTTTCACCCAAGGCAATGTAAAGGACATGAAAAAAATTAAAATTAATAGAGAGGAGTACTATTTAATTGCCAATAATGACGCGCATTTAACCATTTTTAAAATTAATAAAGGTTAA